Below is a window of 'Nostoc azollae' 0708 DNA.
GTATCAACAGCAATGGCCTCAGATTGCAAATATTCAGAGAGGGAAGCTGCATCTAAATCGCGATCGCTAACCTGAAAATCTGGTAATGTCATGAAATCTTCAGAAATAAATTAATTATAGTGTCTTGAAATTACACTCTCAGACACTAAATTATTATGTGCAGAAAGTCCGCAATAAAATCTATCTAGTATTGATAAATATTTGCGTGAGGTAGACTTCACCTTTAGCATTAGTGGCTACACCTACCCCTGTAAGTTTATATTTTCCTTGAATATTTTTCAAATGTCCCGGACTATTGAGCCAACCAACCACAGCTTGATGTGCTGGATCACTATATCCAATGTTAAAAGCCACATTTTCCCCCGCACTATCATATTTAAGAGGAATAGCTTTAACGCGCTGTTCAAAACCATGATGGCTAAACTTAACTGTACCCTTAGCCATATTTTGACTGTGAATTCTGGCCTGTTGAGTAATATTTGCATTTAACGTTAACTGTGAAAGTCCCTGAGAGGCCCGATATTGATTAATTTGCTCAAAAACTAATTTTTCTAAAGTAGAATTTTGAGAATTAAAATTCGACAGAGCTGCCTGACTAGAAGTATTGAATGACTGAGTATGAGCGTTTTTTTTAGTAAAATTATTACCGGGAATAGGAGCAGTCATCAATCCACTAGCAAGGACAAGCGTACTTAAAGCCATGCCAAAAGCAGTTTGTCGGAACATAGAGAATTAGGTATTGTATGGATTTATTAGACATATACTCTATCTTCTAATGGTCAGAAGAAGTACCAGGATACTGTCAAGTATTCATCAACTGAGGAATTAAGTAGAACGAGGTGAAAAAACAAAAGTATGTAAAAAAATGTAAATTAGCCTGAAAACCTCTTCACTCTTGCATGAGTCTCTTTTGCCCTTCGGGTTCTCCAGTGGCAGCCTGGGGGAAGGCAAAGCGCCTACATGGGGGAAACCACTTGCTTTATGCTGGGAAACCCCTCCACCGCAGTGGCTCCCCAAGTCCATGCTGGTTCACTTATTGCCTTGTCATAACGACAATTTTTAACCCCCACTTACTTATTTGATATATCAGGTTTGTCAGTTCACTTTCCTGAAAATCTGCCAATTTTATGACCTTTTCCCCAAAATTAGTATCCAGCATTTGTCTGTAGTCAATGCATCCCGTGATTAACTTTTATTGACACTACATTATTAATCAAAAAAATATATAAAAAATAGTATCCACTGACAGATGTCATGGATACTAAAACTAGCAAGTAAACATTCACAGAAAAGTTATTCGCGTAGGGATAAGTTGATAACTTTCGTAAGAATTCAGCAATCAGGCGTCAGCTTTTTCAGGC
It encodes the following:
- a CDS encoding CAP domain-containing protein, translated to MFRQTAFGMALSTLVLASGLMTAPIPGNNFTKKNAHTQSFNTSSQAALSNFNSQNSTLEKLVFEQINQYRASQGLSQLTLNANITQQARIHSQNMAKGTVKFSHHGFEQRVKAIPLKYDSAGENVAFNIGYSDPAHQAVVGWLNSPGHLKNIQGKYKLTGVGVATNAKGEVYLTQIFINTR